The Buchnera aphidicola (Muscaphis stroyani) DNA window GGACCTAAAATTGAATTTGTTTTACAAGATTCTTTAAACAGGAACTGGCAGTGTGGCACTATTCAGCTTGATTTTTATTCTCCAATTCGTTTAAACGCATTCTATATTGATGAATATAATAAAAGAAAAACACCTGTAATGATTCATCGTGCAATATTAGGTTCAATAGAACGATTTATAGGAATATTAATTGAGGAATGCTCTGGAAATTTGCCTACATGGTTATCTCCCATACAAGTAGTTGTTATTAGCATTTCTAAAAAATACGCAGATTATGTGAAAAATTTAGAAAAAAAATTATCTAATCATAATATTCGCGTTAAATCAGATGTAAGAAATGAGAAAATAGGGTTTAAAATTCGAGAGCATACGTTACATCGAATTCCATATATTTTAGTGTGTGGTGAAAAAGAAATAAATTTACAAAAAGTTTCAGTTCGTAATCGAAACGGTTACGATTTTGGAATGTTAAATATTGATTGTTTTATTAAAAAACTAAAAAAAGAAATTTTTATTAAAAGTTTTTATCAAATGGAGGAATAAAGTATTAAAGGCGGAAAACGAATTCAATTTATACGTCCTAATCGTATTAATGGTGAAATACGAGCTATTAAAGTTCGACTAACAGGTGTTGACGGCGATAAAAATGGCATAGTTAATTTACGTGAAGCTTTGGAAAAAGCCGAAGAATTAGGGCTAGATTTAGTTGAAATTAGTCCAAATGCTGAACCTCCAGTTTGCCGTATTATGGACTATGGAAAATTTCTTTATGAAAAAAGCAAATCTTCTAAAGAACAGAAAAAAAAACAAAAAGTAATTCAAGTTAAAGAAATTAAATTTCGGCCTGGAACAGACGAAGGAGATTATCAAGTTAAACTTAGAAATTTAATTCGTTTTTTAGAAGATGGAGATAAAGTAAAAATTACTTTGCGATTTAGAGGTCGTGAAATGGCACATCAAAAAATTGGAGTAAACGTATTAAACAGATTAAAAAATGATTTAATTAAGATTGCTATCGTTGAATCATTTCCATCTAAAATTGAAGGTCGTCAAATGATTATGGTTTTAGCACCAAAGAAAAAATAATATTTTAATCAGATGTTTTTAGAAACAAATTTGTTATATTTTCCCATTTTTATAATTAAAATGAAATATTTTATGCCAAAAATTAAAACCTTAAAAAGTGCAGTAAAAAGATTCAAAAAAACTGCATCTGGTAAATTTAAACGAAAACAAGCGAATTTACGTCATATTTTAACTAAAAAAACTACAACTAAAAAACGTCATCTTCGTTTTAAAACTATGGTGTCTAAAGGAGATACAGATAGAGTAAAATCTTTTTTACCATATGCATAAATTTTTATAAAGATTTTTAAGAATAGGAGAGCACATATAAAATGGCTCGTGTAAAACGTGGCGTAATGGCGCACGCTCGTCACAAGAAAATCTTAAAACAAGCAAAGGGTTATTATGGAGCCCGTTCTCGTGTATATAGAGTCGCATGCCAAGCAGTTATTAAAGCCGGTCAGTATGCTTATCGTGATAGACGTCAAAGAAAAAGACAATTTCGTCGCTTGTGGATTACTCGTATTAATGCTGTAGTTCGTCAAAGCCGAATGTCTTATAGTAATTTTATTTTTGGCTTAAAGAAATTATCAATAAATATCAATCGAAAAGTACTATCTGATATAGCTGTTCATGATGAATTTGCATTTAGTTCTTTAATACAAAAAGTAAAAGAAGCTTTATTATAAATAGCATTTTTGAAATTTAAAGAGGGGGATTCAATCTCCCCTTCCTCTTTATATGCATTTAATGGAATGAAATGTTTTAACATCAATTAAAAATACAAGATTTTATCAATATTTGGTTAAACAGATCAATAAGTTTTAAAAAATTTTATTTTATTAAAATTAAACGATAAAAAAGAATATAATAATGTTAATATTAAAAAAAATACTAAAATCTATAAAATCAGATATAAAAAAATCAAATACTATAGAAAATTTAGAAGTAATACGGTTAAAATACTTAGGAAAGAAAGGAATTATAAATGCTTTTTTTAAAAAAATAAAAAATTTTTCATTAAAACAAAAAAAAGAATATAGTTATGTAATTAATAATATTAAGCTAGAAACAGTAGAAAAAATTAATCAAAAAAAAATACAATTAAATACAATTCTTTTTGATCAAAAAATTAAAAAAGAAAACATTGATGTGTCTTTACCAGGTCGTCGTATTAGAAATGGATCTCGACACCCTATAGCTACTACTATTAATTATATTCAAGATTTTTTTTTAAAAATTGGGTTTCAGATAGTAAAAGGACCTGAAATAGAAGATGAATATCATAATTTTGATGCATTAAATATTTCTAAGACTCATCCTTCACGGGACAGTCATGATACGTTTTGGTTTGATAGTAATAAATTGCTAAGAACTCAAACTTCCAGTATGCAAATTCGAGTTATGGAAAAAGAAAAACCACCAATTAGATTCATTGTTCCTGGCAAAGTCTATCGAAATGACTGCGATTCTACACATACGCCTATGTTTCATCAAATTGAAGGATTAATTGTTGATACTAAAGTAAATTTTTCTAATTTAAAGTGGATAATATATAATTTTTTATATAATTTTTTTGGTAAATACGTTTCAATTAAATTTCGTCCATCTTATTTTCCTTTTACAGTTCCTTCTGCAGAAGTAGATATTTCTATTAATAATAGAGATTCATTAGAAATATTAGGATGCGGAATGGTTCACCCTCAAGTTTTAAAAAATGTAAATATTGATTCTCATATGTATTCCGCTTGTGCATTTGGAATTGGTGTAGAGCGAATGGCTATGTTGCGTTATGGAATTGCTGATATTCGATATTTTTTTGAAAATGATTTAAGATTTTTGAGTCAATTTAAATATAAATAGCGAGATAAAATGAAATTTAGTGAAGAATGGCTGCATCAATGGGTAAACCCACCAATTAACATTGATCAATTATGCGACCAAATGACTG harbors:
- the infC gene encoding translation initiation factor IF-3 — protein: MKGGKRIQFIRPNRINGEIRAIKVRLTGVDGDKNGIVNLREALEKAEELGLDLVEISPNAEPPVCRIMDYGKFLYEKSKSSKEQKKKQKVIQVKEIKFRPGTDEGDYQVKLRNLIRFLEDGDKVKITLRFRGREMAHQKIGVNVLNRLKNDLIKIAIVESFPSKIEGRQMIMVLAPKKK
- the rpmI gene encoding 50S ribosomal protein L35 is translated as MPKIKTLKSAVKRFKKTASGKFKRKQANLRHILTKKTTTKKRHLRFKTMVSKGDTDRVKSFLPYA
- the rplT gene encoding 50S ribosomal protein L20; its protein translation is MARVKRGVMAHARHKKILKQAKGYYGARSRVYRVACQAVIKAGQYAYRDRRQRKRQFRRLWITRINAVVRQSRMSYSNFIFGLKKLSININRKVLSDIAVHDEFAFSSLIQKVKEALL
- the pheS gene encoding phenylalanine--tRNA ligase subunit alpha yields the protein MLILKKILKSIKSDIKKSNTIENLEVIRLKYLGKKGIINAFFKKIKNFSLKQKKEYSYVINNIKLETVEKINQKKIQLNTILFDQKIKKENIDVSLPGRRIRNGSRHPIATTINYIQDFFLKIGFQIVKGPEIEDEYHNFDALNISKTHPSRDSHDTFWFDSNKLLRTQTSSMQIRVMEKEKPPIRFIVPGKVYRNDCDSTHTPMFHQIEGLIVDTKVNFSNLKWIIYNFLYNFFGKYVSIKFRPSYFPFTVPSAEVDISINNRDSLEILGCGMVHPQVLKNVNIDSHMYSACAFGIGVERMAMLRYGIADIRYFFENDLRFLSQFKYK